GCTTCTTGGTGGAATAAATCCTACCATCCTAGTTTACGGACTATAGGTAACAAATAAAAAGCAAGTAGTGCATTTACTTTTAAACGCACAaactattaattatttaagcaactttTGCATGTAACTTAATGGTGTATGTGTAACATTTAGCATATCACTGCTACTTTCACAAGCTTTATTAGTCATCGAATTataccaaaagaaaaaaagactGACATAGATGCTGAATATACAATCTGTCCCGACCAATAATGGGCcctcaaaaattttgaaaagaaaagtaaaaagtcaaaaaactcaaataataattgatttattaTTAGTATACGACGTAGATGATAATTGTGTGGTACAGCTACGTTGAAATGCACACTAATTAGGCTgatcaattttttatatatataaaaaccgcACTATCCACATGCAATGGCTTGGTGACAATTTGAAGGTAAAATGGCATCGACCATCAAACGGCACTGTGATCACCCCCTAACACCATTAATTGAAATCAAATTATAAAGTGGCATTAATGattcattattaatttttttttaaatgaggaATTAATAACGATTCTTCATTATTTGTGTGCATTTATTAAACCATTTCAGTAACCGCATCAAATATTATGCCACATTATACTAATACAATCCCCAAATTGCCTTTCCTAAAACCTACAAATAAaaccttttttttctttaatttcttcaattgctgaaaaaaaaaatcccaaattTTTAGCCTTTTGTCGAATCCAACAAGAATATAATCAATCATCCGATTTAACTTGAAATACCATGGACAAAGCTAGCGATATAAAAAAATCACAGGGGAGCAAGATTATCATGCCTCGTGAGCCTTGCCAGCTTCATTCCCCATGTCGATCACCACAAaacctttgattttttttccctccTTTTTTCGTACCAAGAATCTTGTGAAATATTTAAAGGGACCACGTATCTTTATATAAAAAGATGCATCCACcaataaatttttatgcatcaaTATTAGTGGAATTAGTGATGTCTTgacaattatatattatatatacacgaCCACTTGTCATTAAAGTCACCAGTGATCCACCGTCACATCTCATACCAacaaaatcatttgcatattaatcaaatattatGTCTCCATAAATATCTTATCTTTTCGTGTTTGATTTCATTCCAATCCGACTCAAAACTTGGCTCTCTTCCATACTTTTTGTGAAGTAATAATACGATTAATCAGACGACGAGTATCATTTACATGTACTCAACAAAAAACTGCACCCAGTGGTGGAACCCAccaatatcaataattttaagacaCAACAGAAACCAACTCTTGGCGGATGGTTTTGTTAACTCGTAAGAGTCCGGGTTATGGATGACCCGTGATTTTATATAGATAGCCTCATTCAAGATAAGCCTACAGGAGAAGTTCGTTAGAAACCGGGCAGATGAATGCCTAAGACATCTTCTCTCCGGGCTACCAGCCGCTCGGGATCTCATACAAACTCTCGAGAAGCTTTCTACTCGGGTTATCTCGAAAGTAGCACCCCACTCGAGTGCATCAGTATGGATCACCTTATACTTGACAATCATTACTGTCAGAACCACATGGTATGGACAGCCATATCACCCCAAATAGTAAGTTGACACTGAAAACAAGATAATAATAGGATTTCCTCATATAAATAGCAGATATGTATTTCATTTGAAAGATTCTGAACTTTGGAACATTCACGTATattcactcacatatacagttTTTCTTCTTTATCCTTTACCTgttgacttaagcatcggagtggctatctcggacacccctccgacgtccattcacgagttcattttCTTATTTGCAGGTTACGTTTGAAGCCATATCTTTTGCTCATTTCCCTTGAGCACAACTCTTATCCGATTCGGCGGATTGCTCCGATCCTATTCATATgattcacccggatcgcatcagaTTTCATTGTTCTTTTCATTcttgtcatcaaatttttgtttaatttcaaatttttgtttaATGAATGACGTCAAATCTCACATGATGTTTGATTTCCCCGTTTGCAAGATGCCATTAATAATGAGAGACCACTTtatgagaaaaataaaagaaagtatGTTGAATTCAGCAGCTATCCCATCCCATCCCATCCCTCTCACATTTCAATGTTTTCACCGAACTCCATACAACCATCATTCATGAGGCAACCACCAATTTTATTATCTGCGCCAAAGGACAGTCCTAATGGCCCCTCCCACTTTGATATTTTCGAACACTTCCATTTTACCCTAATTGTCACTGCACCCTTCTTCATCCATTTCTCACATTTTCGCCCACAAAAAATGCCAGTGAAATGGAGGGCCTTTCTTCTTCTATCAAGCTGTCTGGCTACCATTCTTGTTACTTGTACCGGCACCAGCCAAACGTCAACAAAGAAAACATACATAGTTTACATCGACAAATGGGCAAAACCAGAAAAATTTACTGACCATAACCAGTGGTATTCATCATTGATCGATTCAGTAGCATCAAGAACCTCTGAAACAGGTGATGGAAATTTACAACTCGAAAACAGGATAATTTACAATTACCAGACTGCATTTCATGGTGTCGCTGCTCAGCTTAGTGAAGAAGAAGTAAAGAAACTCCAAGAACAAGATGGAGTTATGACTGTGTTCCCTGAAGCTGTATACCAGCTACACACCACCAGAAGTCCTGTGTTCCTTGGGCTCGAACACGAAGATAGCACCGGCATTTGGTCCGATGTATTATCCGACCACGATGTCGTGGTAGGTGTTTTGGATACCGGGATATGGCCGGAGAGCCAAAGCTTCAACGATTCCGGGATGACAAAAATTCCTGCACATTGGAAAGGCACATGTGAAACGGGTCGTGGATTTACGAAGAGCAACTGCAATAAAAAGATAGTTGGTGCTGGAGTGTTTTACAAAGGATATGAGGCTGCTTCAGGCAGAATCAATTATCAAAAGGAGTACAAATCCGCAAGGGATCAAGATGGACATGGCACCCACACTGCAGCAACAGTTGCGGGAGCTCCAGTTCGGGGTGCCAATCTTTTGGGTTACGCTTACGGGACTGCGAGAGGAATGGCCCCGGGAGCAAGAATTGCAGCCTACAAAGTTTGCTGGACTGGAGGGTGCTTTAGCTCGGACATTCTGTCGGCGGTTGATCAAGCTGTGGCCGATGGAGTCAATGTTCTGTCAATCTCGTTGGGTGGCGGCGTTTCGTCGTATTATCGTGATAGTTTGTCGATTGCAGCATTCGGGGCGATGGAGAGGGGAGTCTTTGTTTCTTGTTCGGCTGGAAATGGTGGCCCTGATCCGATTAGCCTCACCAATGTGTCGCCATGGGTTACAACAGTTGGAGCCAGCACAATGGATAGAGATTTTCCGGCCAATGTTAAGCTTGGGTCCGGTAAATTTTTCACTGGAGCATCGCTCTACAAAGGACAAAAAAGCCTTTTTTCGGAAAGGCAGTATCCTCTCATATACCATGGGAGTAATTCCAGCAATCTTTCACCAAGCTCAATGTGCTTGGAAGGGACCCTGAATCCTCACTCTGTGGCCGGCAAAATCGTGATATGTGACCGCGGCATCAGCCCCCGAGTCCAAAAGGGTCAAGTGGTGAAAGATGCTGGAGGTATAGGCATGATCTTGTCAAATACTGCGGCAAACGGAGAGGAATTGATCGCAGATTGTCATCTTCTCCCTGCAGTGGCAGTTGGGGAAATGGCGGGAAAATCGATTAAGCATTATGCTTTAACAAACCGCTATGCCACTGCGACCCTTGCATTTCTTGGTACCAAGTTGGGCATCAGGCCGTCTCCTGTCGTGGCTGCCTTTTCATCCAGAGGACCGAATCTTCTATCCCTAGAGGTGCTAAAACCTGATATGGTGGCACCAGGAGTAAACATTCTTGCTGCGTGGACCGGAGTTTTGGGGCCGTCAAGTCTCCCTTCCGACCCTagaagaacaagattcaacatCTTATCTGGCACTTCAATGTCGTGCCCTCATGTAAGTGGAGTAGCTGCATTACTAAAATCGAGGCATCAGGATTGGAGCCAGGCAGCAATCAAATCTGCACTAATGACCACTGCTTATACTCATGATAATAACTATAATCCCCTAAAAGACGCCTCGACGGATGAGCCTTCCACAGCATACGACCATGGGGCAGGACACATACATCCAATGAAAGCCCTGAATCCCGGCTTGGTTTACGATATTTTACCCCAAGAATACTTCGACTTTCTTTGTACTCAAGGCTTGACCTCCTCCCAGTTGCTGCTTTTTGCGAGATTCTCGAAAAGAACTTGCAGACATTCTCTTGCCAGCCCAGGGGATTTGAACTACCCCGCGATATCAGCAGTACTTTCTGATAGCGGAAACACTACTGTTTTGACACTTCACAGAACAGTCACGAACGTCGGTCCTCCCGTTTCCAGTTACCATGTTGTGGTGTCTCCTTTTAGAGGCGTACTCGTGAGGGTTGAGCCCGTGACACTGAATTTTACGagcaaaataaagaaattgtcATACAAGATCACATTCACTGCAAAATCTTCACAATCAGGTCCTGAGTTTGGAGCTCTCATATGGAAAGATGGTGTGCATAGCGTAAGAAGCCCGATAGTGATAACATGGATCACACCATTATAATCAGCTCAAAGTGGAACTAGGTGGTGCTTCAATAAGGagatttttcttttgttgtttGAGATCCCAAGCTGTATCTTTTTTGTTGCATGAAATGTTTTTACTGAATTCAATGAAATTTACATTGAGAAAAGAAATTCATGGAAGCTGAGTTAGCTTTAAGGTTCGAACCAGGGGATGGAACCAGCCGAGGACATGGCAAATAAAGTGGCACACATCCTGCTCAGAAGAGAAAATCTTGATATGTTCTAAAACTACAAGTTTGGCGCTGCCCGGTATACTTGGTCAATCTCAGATGCGTCTCTTATACTATAGATCTAGAAAGTTCGATCGAGTTGCAAGTAAAGAGCCCATCTAAATTTGTATTGAAGTTGCAAAACATAATTGGACTAAACACAGAAGTTCGAAACCCGCCACACAAATCTGTCAAAGTCCAGACATACTGTTAAAAACTTGCAAATCAAAATTGTAACGCAACCGAAAAGGATATAGGCAAATCGATCATGGACAGTGATCAGTCCAAATTTGGCAATCGTAACACCACTCACACTTTGAGATATCAGTGATGTAAACCGGGTGAAAGGGGTGAGTTGGGTCGGGTACTCTACCGGGTTTGTTATCAATATATCGAGGGAAATATGAGTTGGACGTCTAGACTAAAAACTTTTCTCCTCCCTTGCTTGGCTTGAGAGATCTGTAAACAAGAAAGTAACCACGTGAATGGACGTCGGAGGGGTATCcggcgtgaccactccgatgcttaagtcagtagGGAACTCAAGCAAGaaaaccaatgtaaccaagtgatggctGTGTAATTGGTGTAGGGAGTGGAGagtaaatgaacaataaataaGAGTATTTAATGTGTCAATAGATAGTAAATGCAAATATAAAACCCGGTATTTATAGTAGAGGATGTAATGATGATCTCGTTCTTTGtgctgatcattaattatagtaggacggctgattataccctatattctgacatgtcaaatcgtaTATTAGCCACATCCAGCCCACTTAATTCTGTCAACCATTTATATTATTGTCAGAGATAGGTCGGCTTTGCACACCCTACGTAGTCGACGTCATTAAATGCAGCATTTATATCGAAGTGGCTTGGGCAGAATGCCTCTCAGAAAATTACAAGAGGGCTCGGGCATCCAATAGCCCGGGAAATTATATCTCAGCTGCTCCGATGGCCCGGCCTCTTGACTGGCCTCTTCTTATACACTTCCTGTCAAGTCACTCTCAATGTCCCAACCATCCAGAGACTTGGATCTGCCTTCAGGTTGTCACCTTATTGACTCAGGAGCAATCCATTCCTGGCACTATCCATATCTCGGCTCTGAGACCCGGGTCACCAGGACATCTCGGGCACTATTCATGTCCCGGGACATCCCGGGATATCAATCAGCAACTGAGAAATAATCGATGCAGTTATAAAATCTTATTATAAACACCTCGAATTGATTCAGAAAGATGAATATCTCTGCCGCCGAGAGAAGCCGCGCGTCTACATTTTATGTTCAGTTAGTAATACAATTCAAGCTTGAGGTCGACgaactattatatatatacatatatactatGTAAACAATCAATACTATATACGATACGAAGTAACCTTGTAAACAAttcataaaattgtaaaaactaTACACACATTTTACTGTTTAAATAAGTTCCCTATAGAGTAAAAAACacatttgatttaatatttGTGCTATTtacgtaaaaaaataaaaataaaaaatgttttttaatttctaaagcttaaaagtttgaaataaataaaaaatataaaatgatatatattttcatcGTATCGAATAAATAAATGTAATTTGAACCATGCTCGCATACGTGGAGATAGTAATGGTCAGTGTTGACTACCTTAACAGATTTGTCTTCTAATCAACCACCCTATCGTCTAAGTTGTCAATTGTACCATTCATCGGTGATATAGGTAGTTGTATGAGTCATTTGATATTTGactatatttttttggtatatagagtatatatattagtatttttattttagagtaacagagttttgattttccgattaaaaatgaaattcttactACTATcatctatctatatatatttgtattaaagaaaaagaaaaattacaattttagtccTGCAAGTCGGacaattttttgttttactCCTGAAACTTGTTAAAATTTGGTTTTCATACggtaatttgattttttttttatttttggtcatttttttGTCTGAAACCGCTAAATTCATCGGATATGATTTATTTGTACTGATTCTATCCTACTTGGCATATGTAacaaaaataaagtttatatcacatacattaaaatatacataaacaaaaataaaaaagctttattttatggtttatttGACACCGATTCTATCGTATTGCTTTATTtttccatgtttttttttttcaaatctaaTTTAATTTGAGTAATATGAGATTTATTCTCTCTACATGTATCATGTAAGATGGAATCAATGTCAtgtatttatttgttttgaacccaaaaaaagacaaaaaatctGAATTATATgaaaaccaaactttgaaaaattaagtgactaaaataaaaaacatattaaattacgggattaaaattgtaattttccctaaagaaaacatattttgttttctatacTCGAGAGCATGTCTTAAAATACATGACTCTAAATTGTAAtctccaaatatttttttaaccaaaaCAGAAGTTATATATATAGAGCGTGTATTCTTATAATAAACCCTAAAGTAAGTTAAAGAATGGCCGGTGGGTCGCTTGTTGGAGGCCCTCGCCTTGTTTAATGAAGATAataatattccattattagtgA
The DNA window shown above is from Primulina huaijiensis isolate GDHJ02 chromosome 12, ASM1229523v2, whole genome shotgun sequence and carries:
- the LOC140989614 gene encoding subtilisin-like protease SBT1.3: MRQPPILLSAPKDSPNGPSHFDIFEHFHFTLIVTAPFFIHFSHFRPQKMPVKWRAFLLLSSCLATILVTCTGTSQTSTKKTYIVYIDKWAKPEKFTDHNQWYSSLIDSVASRTSETGDGNLQLENRIIYNYQTAFHGVAAQLSEEEVKKLQEQDGVMTVFPEAVYQLHTTRSPVFLGLEHEDSTGIWSDVLSDHDVVVGVLDTGIWPESQSFNDSGMTKIPAHWKGTCETGRGFTKSNCNKKIVGAGVFYKGYEAASGRINYQKEYKSARDQDGHGTHTAATVAGAPVRGANLLGYAYGTARGMAPGARIAAYKVCWTGGCFSSDILSAVDQAVADGVNVLSISLGGGVSSYYRDSLSIAAFGAMERGVFVSCSAGNGGPDPISLTNVSPWVTTVGASTMDRDFPANVKLGSGKFFTGASLYKGQKSLFSERQYPLIYHGSNSSNLSPSSMCLEGTLNPHSVAGKIVICDRGISPRVQKGQVVKDAGGIGMILSNTAANGEELIADCHLLPAVAVGEMAGKSIKHYALTNRYATATLAFLGTKLGIRPSPVVAAFSSRGPNLLSLEVLKPDMVAPGVNILAAWTGVLGPSSLPSDPRRTRFNILSGTSMSCPHVSGVAALLKSRHQDWSQAAIKSALMTTAYTHDNNYNPLKDASTDEPSTAYDHGAGHIHPMKALNPGLVYDILPQEYFDFLCTQGLTSSQLLLFARFSKRTCRHSLASPGDLNYPAISAVLSDSGNTTVLTLHRTVTNVGPPVSSYHVVVSPFRGVLVRVEPVTLNFTSKIKKLSYKITFTAKSSQSGPEFGALIWKDGVHSVRSPIVITWITPL